The Fibrobacter sp. UWR4 sequence AAAAAATCAAGATTTTGTCCCTTTAAGGATTATTCGACATCATGCGTATTTTTACAAAGTTGATCAGTTTTGCCGCATTTGTTGCAATCGCCGCAGGCGTGTCCAACGCACAGCTCGCAGTCGAACAGCCTGCAGTTGACGTAAAGTTGATGCAGGATTCCACAACGAATCAGCCTATGAAGATGGACTTTTCCAAGCCTCTTACCGGCATTAGCGATCCAGGCATCCTGTTCAGCCACTTTTCCAACCGTCCCCTGCTGATCTACTATTTCAGCCCAAAGTGTCCCCACTGCCAGCGCCATATGCCGGAAATCCAGGACCTGATGAAGGAATATGAAAAGGACGGCCTGACCGGCATCGCCATCGGTCTCGGCGGAGGCATCAAGAAGAACGACATTAGGCTGTTCATCGACCAGTACAAGGTGGTCATTCCCGTTTTCCAGGACGCAGACTATAAGTTCGCTCCCGTATACGGCACCGGCTATATTCCCGTTGTCTATCTGGTCAACAAGGATGGCACCTTCTACCGCTATGAAACAGTCAATGACGCAAACATCAAGGACATGCGCAGGAAGATTTCTACCATGCTGAAGAAGTAGGCTAAATAAGCCCGGATTATTTTCGAGGGAGCGCTTTCGCGCTCCTTTTTCTTTTTGGGCAAGCTTGATTTTCCGCATCCCTTCGGGGAACCTAACGGGATTCTGCCAGCCTATAAGGCTGGCAGCAGTTTCTACGGCTCGGCAATGCGAACACAAGTGTTCGCGCTGCACTCGCCTTACGTAACTGTCGAACCTGTGGGTTCTTTCAACACCTGAGAGTACGAAAAAGGCCACCCCTTAGGGCGGCCTTTTCGTACTCGAGGCGGGATTCGAACCCACGACCCTCTGCTTAGAAGGCAGATGCTCTATCCAACTGAGCTACTCGAGCCTATACTTCCAGTAGAAGTTGGGCTACAATATAGTAAAACTTTAAACAAACTTCAACTCGCTTTATCAAGTCTATTATAGCTAAAAACTATCACTAGCCATACGGATTTTCGTACTACACAGAACCCGTCACATTTTCCTATATTACGCGCCATGAAAATCGTTGATATTCTCAAGCAAGATAAAATGAGCCTCTCCTTCGAAGTGTTCCCTCCCAAGAAGGAAACCAGCTTCGAAAGCGTTAAGAACGCCACCGAATCCATCGCAGCCCTCGGCCCCGCTTTTATGAGCGTCACCTATGGTGCCGGCGGCGGCGTCAGCCAGTACACACTTGAAATCGCCAAGAACATCAAGCAGAAATTCAATGTTCCTATGCTGGCCCATCTGACTTGTGTCTCCAGCAGCAAGGAAACCGTAAAGCAGCGCATTGACGATATGAAGGCAGCAGGCATCACCAACGTGATGGCCCTCCGCGGCGACCTCACTCCGGAATTGATCGCCAACGGTCGAACCGACTGCGATTATCAACACGCCATTGAGCTGGTCCGCGAACTGAAGGAAAGCGACGGAGACTTCTGCATCGGAGCAGCCTGCTATCCGGAAAAGCATCCCGAAAGCGCAAACCAGCGTGAAGATATCCAACATCTTAAGGAAAAGGTGGACGCCGGAGCCGACTTCCTCACCACCCAGATGGTATTCGACAACAACCTGTTCTTCAACTTTC is a genomic window containing:
- the metF gene encoding methylenetetrahydrofolate reductase [NAD(P)H]; this translates as MKIVDILKQDKMSLSFEVFPPKKETSFESVKNATESIAALGPAFMSVTYGAGGGVSQYTLEIAKNIKQKFNVPMLAHLTCVSSSKETVKQRIDDMKAAGITNVMALRGDLTPELIANGRTDCDYQHAIELVRELKESDGDFCIGAACYPEKHPESANQREDIQHLKEKVDAGADFLTTQMVFDNNLFFNFLYKLREAGVTCPVLPGIMPITNANQVERAIKLSGSFMPQRFKSLVDKFGSDPEAMKQAGIIYASDQIIDLYANGITNVHVYSMNKPDVAEGILRNVSAILGRNFIA
- a CDS encoding TlpA disulfide reductase family protein → MRIFTKLISFAAFVAIAAGVSNAQLAVEQPAVDVKLMQDSTTNQPMKMDFSKPLTGISDPGILFSHFSNRPLLIYYFSPKCPHCQRHMPEIQDLMKEYEKDGLTGIAIGLGGGIKKNDIRLFIDQYKVVIPVFQDADYKFAPVYGTGYIPVVYLVNKDGTFYRYETVNDANIKDMRRKISTMLKK